In Microbulbifer celer, a single window of DNA contains:
- the oadA gene encoding sodium-extruding oxaloacetate decarboxylase subunit alpha: protein MTEVKKPLGITDVVLRDAHQSLFATRLRLDDMLPIAEKLDKVGFWSLESWGGATFDACIRYLGEDPWERIRELKKAMPNTPQQMLFRGQNILGYRHYADDVVEKFVERAAINGVDVFRVFDAMNDMRNLQTALAAVKKQGKHAQGTISYTVSPVHTLDMWVDLGRKIEDMGADSIAIKDMAGLLRPYEGYELVKRLKQAVDIPIHMQCHATTGLSTATALKCVEAGIDNIDTAISSMSMTYGHSPTEAVVAILEGTERDTGLDIHLLEEIAAYFREVRKKYAKFEGSLRGVDSRILVAQVPGGMLTNMESQLREQGAGDRLDEVLEEIPRVRKDLGYIPLVTPTSQIVGTQSVLNVLTGERYKSISKETAAVLKGEYGATAADVNKELQDKVLEGAAPITCRPADLLSPELEKLAAELDQKASEDDIALTEGEGKIDDVLTYALFPQIGLKFLKNRDNPDAFEPVPTGNESSEVKNDQGEGVYTVEVEGQSYTVTVTDGGDVTGIAPVGGAPAAGAAASAPVGGSQVAEGSQFAEGSGEPVKAPLAGNIFKVLVKPGEQVSEGQNIIILEAMKMETAVSAPRAGSVTGINIKEGDSVAVGDSLLTIA, encoded by the coding sequence ATGACTGAGGTTAAAAAGCCATTGGGGATTACTGATGTAGTCCTGCGCGACGCCCACCAGTCGCTGTTCGCTACCCGCCTGCGGCTGGACGACATGCTGCCGATTGCGGAGAAGTTGGATAAGGTCGGCTTCTGGTCTCTGGAATCCTGGGGCGGAGCCACTTTTGATGCGTGTATCCGCTACCTGGGTGAAGACCCCTGGGAGCGCATTCGCGAACTGAAGAAGGCCATGCCGAACACGCCGCAACAGATGTTGTTCCGCGGCCAGAATATTCTCGGATATCGCCACTACGCAGACGATGTAGTGGAAAAGTTCGTAGAGCGCGCGGCTATCAACGGCGTGGATGTATTCCGTGTGTTTGACGCCATGAATGACATGCGCAACCTGCAAACCGCACTGGCCGCGGTGAAAAAGCAGGGCAAACATGCACAGGGCACTATCTCCTATACCGTAAGCCCGGTACACACGCTGGATATGTGGGTGGATCTCGGTCGCAAGATTGAGGATATGGGCGCCGATTCCATTGCCATTAAAGATATGGCGGGCCTGCTACGCCCGTATGAAGGCTACGAGTTGGTGAAGCGCCTGAAACAAGCGGTGGACATTCCCATCCACATGCAGTGTCACGCCACTACCGGCCTTTCAACTGCTACTGCGTTGAAGTGTGTGGAAGCGGGGATCGACAATATCGATACCGCCATTTCCTCCATGTCCATGACTTACGGCCACAGCCCCACCGAGGCCGTGGTGGCGATTCTGGAAGGCACTGAGCGCGATACCGGGCTGGATATCCATCTGCTGGAAGAAATCGCGGCCTACTTCCGTGAGGTCCGCAAGAAGTACGCAAAATTCGAAGGTTCTCTGCGCGGTGTCGATTCCCGTATCCTGGTGGCCCAGGTTCCGGGCGGCATGCTGACCAACATGGAAAGCCAGTTGCGAGAGCAGGGCGCCGGTGATCGCCTTGATGAAGTACTGGAAGAAATTCCGAGGGTACGTAAGGACCTCGGTTACATTCCCCTGGTAACGCCGACTTCGCAGATTGTGGGCACCCAGTCGGTACTCAATGTACTCACTGGCGAGCGCTACAAATCCATCTCCAAGGAAACCGCCGCGGTGCTCAAGGGCGAGTACGGCGCTACCGCTGCCGACGTTAACAAAGAACTGCAGGACAAGGTGCTGGAAGGCGCAGCCCCCATCACCTGTCGCCCGGCAGATTTGCTGTCGCCCGAGCTGGAAAAGCTGGCTGCGGAGCTGGATCAGAAAGCGTCCGAAGATGACATTGCCCTCACCGAAGGTGAAGGAAAGATAGATGACGTACTGACGTACGCGCTGTTCCCGCAGATCGGCCTCAAGTTCCTGAAAAACCGCGACAACCCGGATGCATTCGAGCCGGTGCCGACCGGAAATGAATCTTCTGAGGTGAAGAATGATCAGGGTGAGGGTGTGTACACCGTTGAGGTGGAAGGGCAGAGCTACACCGTGACCGTCACCGATGGCGGAGATGTGACGGGCATTGCCCCGGTTGGCGGTGCTCCTGCTGCCGGCGCTGCTGCATCCGCACCGGTAGGAGGCTCTCAAGTTGCTGAGGGCTCTCAATTCGCTGAGGGCTCTGGCGAACCCGTGAAAGCACCGCTGGCGGGCAATATTTTCAAAGTGCTGGTCAAACCTGGTGAGCAGGTTAGCGAAGGTCAGAACATTATCATTCTCGAAGCAATGAAAATGGAGACCGCAGTCAGTGCGCCGCGCGCCGGTAGCGTAACCGGAATCAACATCAAGGAAGGCGATTCCGTGGCGGTAGGGGATTCCCTGCTGACCATCGCATAA
- a CDS encoding MaoC/PaaZ C-terminal domain-containing protein: MPGKRVEPPRESALLACATLKNQPIDPARLVEYCRVCGFSGPAEGRVPRVPATYPFVMAMPLQLSLLVSEAFPYSVLGIVHVRNEITQYRPIEIEDRLDFRCELYGPRHARRGLEFDLLTRVYVQESLIWECVSTMLRRDIGAARSQEKAGGEKRKRSPARAQSALSGASALQRAARSSAGNHGIEREWQIGANTGRRYARVSGDRNPIHLYTLSAKLFGFPGAIAHGMWTKARCLAELEPQLAPFSGRFKIAIAFRKPIMLPASVVFTGSRELDAPALSFSVKAKKGRSPHLHGSVEAITD; the protein is encoded by the coding sequence GTGCCGGGCAAGCGGGTAGAGCCTCCGCGCGAATCCGCGTTGCTCGCCTGCGCGACGCTGAAAAACCAGCCTATTGACCCTGCGCGATTGGTTGAATATTGCAGGGTCTGCGGGTTTTCCGGTCCGGCAGAGGGGCGTGTTCCGCGCGTGCCGGCGACTTACCCCTTTGTGATGGCAATGCCCTTGCAATTGTCATTGCTGGTATCCGAAGCCTTTCCATATTCCGTGCTCGGGATTGTGCATGTGCGCAATGAGATTACTCAGTACCGGCCGATAGAGATTGAAGATCGGCTGGACTTTCGTTGCGAACTTTATGGTCCTCGCCATGCCCGCCGGGGGCTGGAGTTTGATCTCCTCACCCGGGTCTATGTCCAGGAAAGCCTTATCTGGGAGTGTGTGAGTACCATGTTGCGCCGCGATATTGGTGCGGCTCGGAGCCAGGAAAAAGCGGGTGGTGAGAAAAGGAAGCGATCGCCCGCCCGCGCGCAAAGCGCGTTGAGCGGAGCCTCTGCGCTTCAGAGAGCCGCCCGGTCTTCTGCGGGCAATCACGGCATTGAGCGCGAGTGGCAAATAGGCGCGAATACGGGGCGGCGTTACGCGCGCGTGTCCGGGGACCGAAATCCGATCCATCTCTACACCTTGAGTGCAAAGCTGTTTGGTTTTCCCGGCGCGATTGCACACGGCATGTGGACCAAAGCCCGTTGTCTGGCAGAGTTGGAACCGCAGCTGGCCCCGTTTTCCGGTCGATTCAAAATTGCGATCGCGTTCAGAAAGCCGATTATGCTTCCGGCGTCTGTGGTTTTTACCGGCAGCCGTGAACTGGATGCACCAGCCCTCTCTTTTTCAGTGAAAGCCAAAAAAGGTCGCAGCCCGCACCTTCACGGTTCCGTCGAGGCGATAACCGATTAG
- a CDS encoding tRNA dihydrouridine synthase produces MIYQAPMEGVIDHHVRTLLSALGGIDVCVTEFVRVTDNRLPRRVFTRLCPELEQGAMTPSGTPVRLQILGGNPESMGRNAMRAVAAGAQAIDINFGCPAKTVNNSDGGACLLQSPHRVESIVAAVRKAVPDTIPVTAKIRLGFSDRSSYLDNARAAEAGGASELAVHARSKVDGYRPPAYWEYIGEIRQQAGIKVIANGDLWTLDDFIRCREVTGCDAYMFGRSLLARPDIGLQIRAYCEGRGYAPMNWQQVAQLLHTYYHTTKDLYPAKYLGNRVKQWLAYLKLSYPEALAFFERIKRHRDPELLEAEFQRQLRGNECHAA; encoded by the coding sequence ATGATTTATCAGGCGCCTATGGAAGGTGTGATTGACCACCACGTGCGCACACTGCTTTCTGCGCTGGGTGGCATCGACGTCTGCGTGACAGAATTTGTACGGGTGACGGACAACCGTTTGCCCCGCCGGGTTTTTACCCGACTGTGCCCGGAGCTGGAACAGGGGGCAATGACCCCATCTGGCACCCCGGTGCGCTTACAGATACTGGGCGGCAATCCGGAATCCATGGGGCGCAATGCGATGCGGGCAGTAGCCGCCGGCGCCCAGGCTATCGATATCAATTTTGGCTGCCCGGCAAAGACCGTCAACAACAGTGACGGCGGCGCCTGTCTGCTGCAGTCTCCACACCGGGTGGAATCCATTGTGGCCGCGGTGAGAAAAGCGGTTCCGGACACCATCCCGGTGACCGCCAAAATTCGGTTGGGGTTTTCTGACCGCAGCAGTTACCTGGACAACGCCCGTGCGGCGGAGGCCGGCGGCGCCAGCGAGCTTGCCGTGCATGCACGCTCCAAAGTGGATGGCTACCGCCCACCGGCCTATTGGGAATACATTGGCGAAATCCGTCAGCAAGCAGGTATTAAAGTCATCGCCAACGGCGACCTGTGGACCCTGGACGATTTCATCCGCTGCCGGGAAGTCACCGGCTGCGATGCCTATATGTTTGGCCGTAGCCTGCTGGCACGGCCGGATATCGGGCTTCAGATCCGCGCATACTGTGAAGGCCGGGGTTACGCCCCTATGAACTGGCAGCAGGTGGCACAGCTACTCCACACCTACTACCACACCACCAAGGACCTCTACCCGGCCAAATACCTGGGTAACCGGGTCAAACAGTGGCTGGCCTACCTGAAACTCAGCTATCCCGAGGCGTTGGCGTTTTTCGAGCGGATAAAACGCCATCGGGATCCAGAGCTGCTGGAAGCGGAGTTCCAGCGCCAGCTACGTGGCAACGAATGCCACGCTGCCTGA
- the djlA gene encoding co-chaperone DjlA — translation MSWLGAGIGAGIGMMFGGPIGAALGAWVGSSFGSGLKRMAEAGVTLNRDGAQTVFIVALFSMLAKMAKADGQVSKAEIQLVEDFIKHNLRLSPEDRQQAIKIFQNAKDDQYTIYDYAQQFRQLIRNQAMREMVYRLLFAVAFADGELHPAEEQILKQIPASLGLHESIFTAMFNEFAQNGGAPASGTSLKAHYDTLGVSADVSDRDLKLAYRRKAAEFHPDKIASKGLPEEFMRHAEDQMKSVTVAYDAIVAARKREAAVNQA, via the coding sequence ATGTCCTGGTTGGGTGCAGGTATTGGTGCCGGCATTGGCATGATGTTCGGTGGCCCCATCGGTGCGGCGCTGGGTGCCTGGGTGGGCAGTTCATTCGGCTCCGGCCTGAAGCGTATGGCGGAGGCCGGGGTCACCCTGAACCGCGACGGCGCACAGACGGTATTTATTGTGGCGCTGTTTTCCATGCTGGCGAAGATGGCCAAGGCCGACGGGCAGGTTTCCAAGGCGGAAATCCAGCTGGTTGAAGATTTCATCAAGCACAACCTGCGCCTGAGTCCGGAGGACCGCCAACAGGCGATCAAGATCTTCCAGAACGCCAAGGATGATCAGTACACCATCTACGACTACGCCCAGCAATTTCGCCAGTTGATCCGCAATCAGGCGATGCGGGAAATGGTTTACCGCCTGTTGTTCGCGGTGGCGTTTGCGGACGGTGAGTTGCACCCGGCAGAAGAACAGATTCTCAAGCAGATACCCGCTTCCCTGGGGCTGCATGAATCCATTTTCACTGCCATGTTCAATGAATTCGCACAGAATGGCGGCGCACCGGCTTCCGGTACCAGCCTCAAGGCGCATTACGACACCCTCGGCGTCAGTGCGGATGTGAGCGATCGCGACCTGAAGTTGGCTTACCGCCGCAAGGCCGCGGAGTTCCATCCGGACAAGATTGCCTCCAAAGGGTTGCCGGAGGAGTTTATGCGCCACGCAGAAGATCAGATGAAAAGTGTCACCGTGGCGTACGATGCGATCGTTGCCGCGCGGAAACGCGAAGCTGCGGTGAACCAGGCATAA
- a CDS encoding sodium ion-translocating decarboxylase subunit beta: protein MTSGQFVMIVVGLLLLFLAIRKNFEPLLLVPIGFGGILANIPGANLAVPAVEAAMYSGDAGVLAQIAQSLGLSGFESMQGLKEALEAAPAAAYEQASQVAHDAGFNNGMLYNFYSVAIASGVAPLVIFMGVGAMTDFGPLLANPRTLFLGAAAQFGIFATVLGAVGLSVLGLMDFSIADAAAIGIIGGADGPTAIYVSSLLAPDLLGAIAVAAYSYMALVPLIQPPIMRALTTEQERKIEMVQLRPVSKREKIAFPLILLILVALFLPDAAPLLGMFCFGNLMRECGVVNRLSDTAQNALINITTIFLGLSVGSKLAADKFLDPKTLGILALGIVAFSIGTACGVLMAKLLNTVSKNKVNPLIGSAGVSAVPMAARVSNKLGLESNPHNFLLMHAMGPNVAGVIGSAVAAGVMITMVKAMTG from the coding sequence ATGACCTCCGGCCAGTTCGTCATGATCGTAGTGGGGTTGCTCCTGCTGTTTCTGGCAATCCGCAAAAACTTTGAGCCGCTGTTGCTGGTACCCATCGGGTTTGGTGGCATCCTTGCGAATATTCCCGGCGCAAACCTTGCAGTGCCCGCGGTGGAAGCTGCCATGTATTCCGGGGATGCCGGTGTACTGGCACAGATCGCCCAATCATTGGGGCTCAGCGGTTTTGAATCCATGCAGGGGCTGAAAGAAGCGCTGGAGGCTGCCCCGGCGGCGGCCTATGAGCAGGCTTCGCAAGTTGCCCATGATGCCGGTTTCAACAACGGCATGCTGTACAACTTTTATTCCGTGGCGATAGCCTCCGGTGTTGCGCCGCTGGTGATTTTTATGGGCGTGGGCGCGATGACGGATTTCGGCCCGCTGCTGGCTAATCCGCGTACCCTGTTTCTCGGCGCTGCCGCGCAGTTCGGTATTTTTGCCACGGTACTCGGTGCCGTGGGCTTGTCTGTACTGGGATTGATGGACTTCTCCATCGCTGACGCGGCAGCCATCGGTATCATCGGTGGTGCGGATGGCCCTACGGCGATTTACGTTTCCAGCCTTCTGGCACCGGATCTGCTGGGTGCGATTGCCGTTGCCGCATACTCATATATGGCCCTGGTACCACTGATCCAGCCGCCGATCATGCGCGCCCTGACGACTGAGCAGGAACGCAAGATCGAGATGGTTCAGCTGCGCCCGGTCAGCAAGCGGGAAAAAATCGCCTTTCCCCTGATTCTGCTGATTCTGGTTGCCCTGTTCCTGCCCGACGCGGCACCGCTGCTGGGTATGTTTTGTTTCGGTAACCTGATGCGTGAGTGCGGTGTGGTTAATCGCCTGTCTGATACTGCGCAGAATGCACTGATCAACATCACCACTATTTTCCTGGGGTTGTCCGTTGGTTCCAAATTGGCCGCAGACAAGTTCCTGGATCCCAAGACGCTGGGTATCCTGGCTTTGGGGATTGTGGCGTTCTCGATCGGTACCGCCTGTGGTGTTCTGATGGCCAAGCTGCTTAACACCGTGAGCAAGAACAAGGTGAACCCGCTGATCGGTTCCGCCGGTGTATCCGCGGTGCCGATGGCGGCACGGGTATCCAACAAGCTGGGCCTGGAATCCAACCCGCACAACTTCCTGTTGATGCACGCCATGGGGCCGAATGTGGCCGGTGTGATCGGCTCGGCAGTGGCGGCCGGTGTTATGATCACCATGGTCAAGGCTATGACGGGCTGA
- a CDS encoding GDSL-type esterase/lipase family protein, producing the protein MKNTLGTACAGLLLTLCSTALAAADNRITQVISADAPDLQYVGRVDFSDRQAPSLTWPGSSVRANFTGTALSIILDDELGQNFFNVIIDGNTAHPFVLQTQQGQHTYEVSRALPSGEHSLEIYKRTEGEYGATAFKGLRLSEQGELTVPPARPQRRMEIFGDSISCGMGNEGADNGRDDLASEQNHYWTYGAVAARTLDAELHTICRSGIGIMVSWFPYIMRDYFDQLSGVGNNETQWDFSQWTPDVVVINLLQNDSWLIDREHKLQPAPTEQQRIDAYVKFARRIRREYPDATIIAALGSMDATATEKWPDYIRKAVAQMQAQYDDDKLHTVFFDYTGYGQHPRIAQHVKNGEQLASVIREKMGW; encoded by the coding sequence ATGAAAAACACACTTGGAACCGCCTGTGCAGGACTTCTACTCACCCTGTGCAGCACAGCACTCGCCGCCGCAGACAACCGGATAACCCAGGTCATCAGCGCCGATGCGCCGGACCTACAGTATGTGGGCCGCGTTGACTTCAGTGATCGGCAAGCTCCCAGCCTTACTTGGCCCGGAAGCAGTGTCCGCGCCAATTTTACCGGTACTGCGCTCAGCATCATTCTGGACGACGAACTGGGTCAGAATTTTTTCAATGTGATTATTGATGGCAATACCGCCCACCCTTTCGTACTGCAAACGCAACAAGGCCAGCACACTTACGAGGTTTCCCGGGCGCTGCCGTCCGGCGAGCACTCTTTGGAGATCTACAAGCGTACGGAGGGAGAATACGGGGCAACCGCTTTCAAGGGGCTGAGACTGTCTGAACAGGGTGAACTGACGGTGCCACCGGCGCGCCCCCAGCGGCGCATGGAAATCTTTGGTGACTCCATCTCCTGCGGCATGGGCAATGAGGGGGCGGACAACGGTCGCGACGATCTGGCCTCGGAACAAAACCACTACTGGACCTACGGCGCGGTGGCAGCACGAACGCTGGATGCCGAGCTACACACCATATGCAGAAGCGGCATCGGTATTATGGTGAGCTGGTTCCCCTACATCATGCGCGATTATTTCGATCAGCTCAGTGGCGTGGGCAACAACGAGACCCAGTGGGACTTCAGCCAATGGACACCGGATGTGGTGGTCATCAACCTGCTTCAGAATGACAGCTGGCTGATTGATCGGGAACACAAACTGCAGCCGGCGCCCACCGAACAGCAACGCATTGACGCCTACGTGAAATTTGCCCGCCGTATCCGGCGAGAATACCCCGACGCCACGATCATCGCTGCCCTGGGCAGCATGGACGCAACCGCAACGGAAAAATGGCCAGACTATATCCGCAAGGCGGTTGCACAGATGCAAGCGCAATACGATGACGACAAGCTGCACACCGTCTTCTTTGACTACACCGGCTACGGGCAGCATCCACGCATTGCACAACATGTAAAGAACGGAGAACAATTGGCGAGTGTTATCCGGGAGAAAATGGGCTGGTGA
- a CDS encoding BolA family protein, giving the protein MSLAQQIQQKLESAFAPSHIEVQCESHMHNVPEGSEMHFRVVLVSEAFAAIRKVQRHQKVYAELADEMAGPIHALALHLFTAEEWAGQAPESPQCLGGKA; this is encoded by the coding sequence ATGTCTCTCGCACAACAGATTCAGCAGAAGCTGGAATCGGCGTTCGCGCCCAGCCACATAGAGGTGCAGTGCGAAAGCCATATGCACAATGTCCCGGAGGGTTCCGAAATGCATTTCCGGGTGGTTCTGGTGAGTGAGGCTTTCGCCGCGATACGTAAAGTTCAGCGCCACCAGAAAGTGTACGCTGAGCTCGCGGATGAAATGGCGGGGCCGATTCACGCACTGGCGCTACATCTCTTTACCGCGGAAGAGTGGGCAGGCCAGGCGCCGGAAAGCCCACAGTGTCTGGGCGGCAAGGCCTGA
- a CDS encoding chaperone modulator CbpM, whose amino-acid sequence MAAKQPETDEQLLDELCELTLRELCVACGLPAEHIRALVDEGVIEPRGSETAWRFSGVCVRRVRRVYTLERDLGVNLAGAALAVDLLEEIEQLRARLKRLER is encoded by the coding sequence ATGGCGGCGAAGCAGCCGGAAACGGATGAACAGCTGTTGGACGAACTATGTGAGCTCACCTTACGCGAATTGTGTGTCGCCTGTGGTCTGCCTGCAGAGCATATTCGCGCACTGGTTGATGAAGGGGTGATTGAGCCCCGCGGCAGCGAGACTGCGTGGCGCTTCAGCGGCGTCTGCGTGCGCCGGGTGCGGCGCGTATACACTCTGGAGCGGGATCTGGGGGTTAATCTTGCGGGAGCTGCGCTGGCGGTGGATTTGCTGGAAGAGATCGAGCAGCTGCGGGCGCGATTGAAGCGGCTGGAGCGTTGA
- a CDS encoding DnaJ C-terminal domain-containing protein, producing MEYRDYYKILGVERTAAQDEIKRAYRKLARKYHPDVSKENDAEDRFKEVSEAYEVLKDPEKRAAYDQLGQNWNAGQDFNPPPDWDQGFEFHGGGYTEADPEAFSDFFESLFGRAGFSHSGFTGHGSRTYSAQGNNTHAKISIDVEDSYRGATRQITLKHSELGPDGRPVLKERRLNVKIPKGITEGQQIRLGGQGEPGIGDGKPGDLYLEIVFKPHQRFSVEGKSVYLNLPLAPWEAALGAKVPVSIPDGEVQLTIPANSRGGNKLRLKGRGIPAKEPGDLYVVLDIVTPPAHSDSEKAAYQQFAGAFSFDPRAGL from the coding sequence ATGGAATACCGGGATTACTACAAGATTCTCGGCGTCGAGCGCACTGCGGCTCAGGATGAAATCAAGCGTGCCTACCGCAAGCTCGCGCGTAAATATCATCCGGATGTCAGTAAGGAAAACGATGCTGAAGACCGCTTCAAGGAAGTCAGTGAAGCCTATGAAGTATTGAAAGATCCAGAGAAGCGCGCTGCTTATGATCAGTTGGGGCAGAACTGGAATGCCGGGCAGGATTTTAATCCCCCGCCAGACTGGGATCAGGGCTTCGAGTTTCACGGCGGTGGTTATACCGAGGCAGATCCGGAAGCCTTCAGCGATTTTTTTGAAAGTCTGTTCGGCCGCGCAGGTTTCTCCCACAGTGGATTTACCGGGCATGGGAGCCGTACCTATAGCGCCCAGGGCAACAATACTCACGCCAAAATCAGCATTGACGTCGAAGACAGTTATCGCGGCGCGACACGTCAGATTACTCTCAAACACTCGGAGCTCGGGCCTGACGGCAGGCCGGTGCTTAAGGAGCGGCGTCTCAATGTGAAAATCCCGAAAGGTATCACCGAGGGGCAGCAGATTCGCTTGGGGGGGCAGGGGGAACCCGGGATTGGAGATGGCAAACCCGGAGACCTCTATCTGGAGATTGTATTCAAACCCCATCAGCGTTTTAGCGTTGAGGGAAAATCGGTCTACCTGAACCTGCCATTGGCGCCCTGGGAAGCCGCGCTCGGCGCCAAGGTGCCAGTGTCCATACCCGACGGCGAGGTGCAGCTGACGATTCCGGCTAACAGCCGCGGTGGGAATAAATTGCGTCTGAAGGGGCGCGGCATTCCGGCGAAGGAGCCGGGCGACCTGTATGTGGTGTTGGATATTGTAACGCCACCGGCGCATTCCGATAGCGAGAAAGCGGCCTATCAACAATTTGCCGGTGCTTTCAGTTTTGACCCCCGGGCGGGGTTGTAG
- a CDS encoding OadG family protein: protein MQESLLQQGLDITLFGMGIVFTFLLTLIICTTLMSRFIGRFLPEAAPAPASPSGQSTPAGTGDARLKKIIEAAIEQHRKNRR, encoded by the coding sequence ATGCAGGAATCGCTATTACAGCAGGGACTGGACATCACGCTGTTCGGTATGGGTATTGTTTTCACTTTCCTGCTCACGCTCATCATCTGCACCACCCTCATGTCCCGCTTTATCGGCCGTTTCCTGCCAGAGGCGGCTCCCGCTCCGGCCAGCCCCAGTGGGCAATCGACGCCGGCTGGCACCGGCGATGCCCGTCTGAAAAAGATCATTGAGGCTGCAATCGAGCAGCATCGCAAAAATCGCCGCTGA
- a CDS encoding OmpW/AlkL family protein — protein MKMTRVLTPLAIAISALVSAQQASAAWWDEGDYTVRVGASWVDPSDDKNNLRLSDRYHAVDMNLDTETTWNISGVWKPVEHWGVELMYVGATEQDMKIRRIRSGNQIISGGNFKLGQFDASYSNAFVNWFPLSEDCLGQPYVGIGVNYTDFSDESYSRDVNDVLIDSGETLNGASLGLGHSWGVVGQVGVDFRFGREDSFLVNAAVMYIDADTDFNTYYRTAEFPRVTQKLTVNDIDYSPWVFNLGVGYSF, from the coding sequence ATGAAAATGACACGCGTTCTGACACCGCTTGCAATCGCCATTTCCGCACTGGTTAGTGCACAACAGGCATCTGCAGCTTGGTGGGATGAGGGTGATTATACTGTTCGCGTTGGTGCCAGCTGGGTTGATCCGAGCGACGACAAGAACAACCTGCGTCTCAGCGACCGCTACCACGCAGTGGATATGAACCTGGATACTGAAACTACATGGAATATTTCCGGTGTATGGAAGCCGGTAGAGCATTGGGGTGTTGAGCTGATGTACGTTGGCGCCACTGAACAGGATATGAAGATTCGCCGTATCCGTTCTGGCAACCAGATCATCAGTGGTGGCAACTTCAAACTCGGCCAGTTTGACGCCAGCTATTCCAATGCTTTCGTAAACTGGTTCCCTCTGAGTGAAGATTGCCTGGGTCAACCGTATGTTGGTATCGGTGTGAACTATACCGATTTCAGCGATGAGAGTTACAGCCGTGATGTCAATGATGTGCTCATTGACAGCGGCGAAACTCTGAATGGCGCCAGCCTTGGTCTGGGGCATTCCTGGGGTGTTGTTGGCCAGGTGGGGGTTGACTTCCGCTTTGGTCGCGAAGATTCCTTCCTGGTGAATGCGGCGGTGATGTACATCGATGCCGACACTGACTTCAACACCTACTACAGAACTGCGGAATTCCCGCGTGTAACTCAGAAGTTGACTGTGAATGACATTGACTACAGCCCCTGGGTATTCAACCTGGGTGTTGGTTACTCCTTCTAA
- a CDS encoding calcium/sodium antiporter, which yields MILALLAIIAGFILLVWSADRFVEGAAATAGHAGMPPLLIGMVIVGFGTSAPEMVVSAMAALDGNPGLALGNAYGSNITNTGLILGVTAMMIPLTVHSKIVRKELPLLLVITLLTAVFLWNNQLDRWEGAVLLAGFFGLIGWSIYSALTGKGDPIEGNIESELETHEMPLNKAIFWLVAGLFLLVASSRLLVWGAVEIAQMLGVSDLIIGLTIVALGTSLPELAATVVAARKGEHDIAIGNVVGSNMFNLFAVIGIAGVIAPMSSIPPEAMYRDWPMVFGLTAALFVFAYGFRGRQGRLNRWEGLALLTAYLAYTGYLIYEITSVHI from the coding sequence ATGATTCTCGCCCTGCTTGCCATCATTGCCGGATTTATCCTGCTGGTCTGGAGCGCCGACCGGTTTGTAGAGGGTGCGGCGGCTACCGCTGGCCACGCCGGTATGCCGCCGCTTTTGATCGGCATGGTGATTGTAGGGTTCGGAACCTCAGCGCCGGAAATGGTGGTTTCCGCGATGGCCGCGCTGGACGGTAACCCCGGGCTCGCACTGGGTAATGCCTACGGATCAAATATCACTAACACAGGCCTTATCCTCGGTGTTACCGCGATGATGATTCCGCTCACGGTACACTCCAAGATCGTGCGCAAAGAGTTGCCGCTACTACTGGTAATCACCCTCCTGACAGCAGTTTTCTTGTGGAACAATCAGCTAGATCGCTGGGAAGGCGCGGTATTGCTCGCTGGCTTTTTCGGCCTGATCGGCTGGTCGATCTACTCCGCCCTTACCGGCAAAGGAGACCCGATCGAGGGGAATATCGAAAGCGAGCTTGAAACCCACGAAATGCCGCTGAACAAAGCGATTTTCTGGTTGGTAGCCGGACTATTTCTGCTTGTCGCCAGCTCGCGACTGCTGGTATGGGGAGCGGTTGAAATTGCGCAGATGCTGGGGGTCAGTGACCTGATCATCGGCCTGACCATCGTCGCACTGGGAACCTCGCTGCCGGAACTGGCGGCCACTGTGGTCGCGGCACGCAAGGGCGAGCACGACATTGCCATTGGCAATGTGGTGGGCTCGAACATGTTCAACCTGTTCGCGGTGATCGGTATCGCGGGCGTGATCGCGCCCATGTCGAGTATTCCTCCGGAAGCCATGTATCGCGACTGGCCCATGGTCTTCGGATTGACGGCAGCACTGTTTGTGTTCGCTTACGGATTCCGCGGACGCCAGGGTCGACTCAACCGTTGGGAGGGACTGGCACTGTTAACCGCGTATCTCGCCTATACTGGCTACCTGATCTACGAAATCACCAGCGTACATATCTGA